One part of the Thiothrix nivea DSM 5205 genome encodes these proteins:
- a CDS encoding alpha/beta fold hydrolase — protein MQHLYSHTVGKGRPLVLLHGWGMNSRVWGPVLSELEKLARVTCIDLPGHGNNSHLPLGLLETAIDQLAGHIPQDAIMMGWSLGGLIAQGLAHALPDKVAGLAMIASTPKFVAEGGWQHGVSPELLATFGNNLQVDYMGTVRRFFALQFLNTKTDSRMVNVLRETIMEQPASISALEDGLNILRTADFSQMPVKQPSLWMLGKLDKLIPVSLADALPGMGYGHIALINSAAHVPFVTHPAIFMGHVGAFLKTF, from the coding sequence TTGCAGCACCTTTATTCACATACTGTTGGCAAAGGCAGGCCGCTGGTGCTTCTGCATGGCTGGGGAATGAACAGCCGCGTGTGGGGGCCTGTCCTGTCCGAGCTGGAAAAGCTTGCCCGGGTCACCTGCATCGACCTGCCGGGGCACGGCAACAACAGCCATTTGCCGCTTGGCTTGCTGGAAACCGCCATCGACCAACTTGCCGGTCACATTCCGCAAGACGCGATCATGATGGGCTGGTCGCTGGGCGGCCTGATTGCGCAAGGTCTGGCGCATGCCCTGCCGGACAAGGTTGCCGGTCTGGCCATGATTGCCAGCACCCCCAAATTCGTGGCGGAAGGCGGCTGGCAGCACGGTGTTAGCCCTGAGTTGCTCGCCACTTTCGGCAATAACCTGCAAGTTGACTATATGGGAACGGTACGGCGCTTTTTCGCCCTGCAATTTCTCAATACCAAAACCGATAGCCGTATGGTCAACGTCCTGCGGGAAACCATCATGGAACAGCCTGCCAGTATCAGCGCGCTGGAAGATGGCCTCAACATCTTACGTACTGCCGATTTTTCGCAGATGCCAGTCAAACAGCCCAGCCTGTGGATGCTGGGGAAGCTCGACAAGCTGATTCCGGTGTCGTTGGCTGACGCGCTGCCCGGTATGGGGTATGGGCATATCGCACTGATCAATAGCGCAGCACATGTGCCTTTCGTGACTCACCCGGCGATTTTCATGGGGCATGTTGGAGCATTTCTGAAAACATTCTGA
- the rpsO gene encoding 30S ribosomal protein S15: MSLSAEEKAGVVAQYRQSDTDTGSPEVQVALLTARIKHLADHFANHKHDHHSRRGMLAMVNQRRKLLDYLKRKDLGRYQALISSLGLRR, from the coding sequence ATGTCTCTGAGTGCAGAAGAAAAGGCTGGTGTTGTCGCGCAATACCGCCAATCAGATACAGATACCGGGTCCCCGGAGGTGCAGGTTGCGCTGCTGACAGCGCGTATCAAGCATCTGGCGGACCATTTTGCAAACCACAAACATGACCATCATTCCCGTCGCGGTATGCTGGCCATGGTAAACCAGCGCCGCAAGCTGCTGGATTACCTCAAGCGCAAGGATTTGGGCCGTTACCAAGCCCTGATCAGCAGCCTCGGCCTGCGTCGCTAA
- the pnp gene encoding polyribonucleotide nucleotidyltransferase, with the protein MAKITKTFQYGNNTVTIETGEIAKQASAAVIVNMDDTCVLVTVVGQKNAVEGRDFFPMTVDYQEKFYAAGRIPGGFFKRETRATEEETLVARLIDRPLRPLFPDGFTNEVQVIAMVVSMNPEVPADIPAMIGASAAMALSGMPFQGPIGAARVGYRNGEYLLNPSKADLATSGLDLVIAGTDAAVLMVESEAKELSEDVMLGSVIFGHDQMQVVINAINELTKEAGTVAWDWSAPEANTALQAAVAGECEAPLTEAFQIADKQQRYGRIDEVLVAAVEKLTAKEGEEGFSADDIKGEFKNVEKKIVRGSILDGKPRIDGRALDMVRPITVRLGVLPRAHGSALFTRGETQALVVTTLGTERDAQVIDAITGEYKDNFLFNYNFPPYSVGEVGRFGAPKRREIGHGRLAKRGVKAMVPNTDDFPYTIRCVSEITESNGSSSMASVCGSSLAMMDAGVPLKAPVAGIAMGLIKEGDRFAVLSDILGDEDHLGDMDFKVAGSSEGITALQMDIKINGITKEIMQQALTQAKAGRLHILGEMAKGIEAPRDEISQYAPRYVTMKINPEKIREVIGKGGETIRGITEKTGCSIDINDEGFIKIAAVDAKAAYEARAIIESITAEVELNKVYEGKVARIMDFGAFVTILPGKDGLLHISQISNERVENVTDHLNVGDTVRVKVIEIDRQGRLRLSAKAIAEGE; encoded by the coding sequence ATGGCTAAAATTACCAAAACATTCCAGTACGGTAACAACACCGTCACTATCGAAACCGGCGAAATCGCCAAACAGGCCAGTGCTGCTGTTATCGTCAATATGGACGATACCTGCGTACTGGTCACCGTCGTAGGCCAGAAAAACGCGGTTGAAGGCCGTGATTTCTTCCCGATGACTGTTGATTATCAGGAAAAATTCTATGCAGCAGGTCGCATTCCCGGCGGTTTCTTCAAGCGTGAAACCCGCGCAACTGAAGAAGAAACGCTGGTTGCACGCCTGATCGACCGCCCGCTGCGCCCGCTGTTTCCGGATGGCTTCACCAACGAAGTTCAGGTTATCGCCATGGTTGTTTCCATGAACCCCGAAGTTCCGGCTGACATTCCGGCCATGATCGGTGCATCCGCTGCGATGGCGCTGTCCGGTATGCCTTTCCAAGGCCCTATCGGTGCTGCCCGTGTTGGCTACCGTAATGGTGAATACCTGTTGAACCCTTCCAAAGCTGACCTGGCCACTTCCGGTCTCGATTTGGTGATTGCCGGTACTGATGCAGCTGTACTGATGGTTGAATCCGAAGCGAAAGAACTGAGCGAAGATGTGATGCTGGGCTCTGTCATTTTCGGTCACGACCAGATGCAGGTTGTTATCAACGCGATTAACGAACTGACCAAGGAAGCTGGCACTGTTGCATGGGACTGGTCTGCACCAGAAGCCAATACTGCATTGCAGGCAGCCGTTGCTGGCGAGTGCGAAGCGCCTCTGACCGAAGCGTTCCAGATTGCTGACAAGCAACAGCGTTATGGCCGTATCGACGAAGTGCTGGTTGCTGCGGTGGAAAAACTGACCGCGAAAGAAGGCGAAGAAGGCTTCTCCGCTGACGACATCAAGGGCGAGTTCAAGAACGTTGAGAAGAAAATCGTGCGCGGCAGCATCCTCGACGGCAAGCCACGTATCGATGGTCGTGCACTGGATATGGTTCGCCCGATTACTGTCCGTCTGGGCGTGCTGCCACGCGCACACGGTTCCGCGCTGTTCACCCGTGGCGAAACCCAGGCGCTGGTTGTTACCACGCTGGGTACTGAGCGCGATGCACAGGTTATCGACGCAATTACCGGCGAATACAAGGATAACTTCCTGTTCAACTACAACTTCCCACCGTACTCTGTGGGTGAAGTTGGCCGTTTCGGCGCGCCAAAGCGTCGTGAAATCGGCCATGGCCGTCTGGCCAAACGTGGTGTGAAAGCCATGGTGCCGAACACGGATGATTTTCCGTACACCATCCGCTGCGTCTCCGAAATCACCGAATCCAACGGTTCCAGCTCCATGGCTAGCGTGTGCGGTAGTTCCCTGGCGATGATGGACGCAGGCGTTCCCTTGAAAGCGCCGGTTGCGGGTATCGCGATGGGTCTGATCAAGGAAGGCGACCGTTTCGCAGTTCTGTCCGACATTCTCGGTGATGAAGACCACCTCGGCGACATGGACTTCAAGGTAGCCGGTTCCTCCGAAGGCATCACCGCGCTGCAAATGGACATCAAAATCAACGGCATCACCAAGGAAATCATGCAGCAGGCACTGACCCAGGCGAAAGCGGGCCGTCTGCATATCCTCGGCGAAATGGCCAAAGGCATCGAAGCGCCACGTGACGAGATTTCCCAGTACGCGCCACGTTACGTCACCATGAAGATCAACCCGGAAAAAATCCGCGAAGTGATTGGCAAGGGTGGCGAAACCATCCGTGGTATTACCGAGAAGACCGGTTGCAGCATCGACATTAACGACGAAGGTTTTATCAAGATTGCGGCAGTTGATGCCAAGGCTGCTTACGAAGCGCGTGCCATCATTGAATCCATCACTGCCGAGGTGGAACTGAACAAGGTTTACGAAGGCAAGGTTGCACGCATCATGGACTTCGGCGCATTCGTCACCATCCTGCCGGGCAAGGACGGTCTGCTGCACATTTCCCAGATCAGCAACGAGCGTGTTGAGAACGTAACCGACCACCTGAACGTGGGTGACACTGTGCGCGTCAAAGTTATCGAGATTGACCGTCAGGGGCGTCTGCGTCTGAGCGCGAAAGCCATCGCTGAAGGCGAATAA